Proteins encoded together in one Cicer arietinum cultivar CDC Frontier isolate Library 1 chromosome 4, Cicar.CDCFrontier_v2.0, whole genome shotgun sequence window:
- the LOC101488312 gene encoding uncharacterized protein, whose translation MDQHFLHHNHHHHQQHRTRYAPPAPQSHHHLPPPPPLPPPPPLSYHTIHTPPLPPPPPPYNPPLPHQSPQFPFYPIEEERNDHLPRRIVPESPWNPNPDDRSTRNYPPIDYDRDSHHHHHNYIHRPPPSYPPIRYEPDNSYVRLNTETSRLEGNPRETFVYGRTTNDDSYHRHVTSTSTSNLVYLERDEVSTRIENRRWLDDRNPSPCPSYELVKDEISASVKRDYHGSESVRYSNGNNGSRSNSRECNHVREFSRTPPKKQIQKKSALLRIQTVKPNHRNRDVEQLRYVPDSNNNFFRGNKDQHGERYSKTEERKRSPVELDISFESNSLVAKAIVAAPSTSGAAPVSAKLSSGGENLNDNDDNYTNSKKNVGDACSEPGNSGTSNPHEKNKVVISVEASGTCKAKLASKVVKKKKVVKKVVKKVSVNTNSSVSASPLLANAVGGTVQEDCVTVRSSNTASGIVETVTCLEEKSNAVDKVSVPDDQGNVLTEDKKGGLSLLSSGLGCRLHESKNDEDSDTGEESRSERRGSISNSPPYASSSVDKNSGSDCLDVCNSIHDLVRVTNIDKGTKSLNGSTFEINDMDCGNEQFCQSEVFLSPRKYTNEGCSENRNHVDVGNEMNYNVISADIVNTHNSVDESVDGFNSNDLTSSEEKVTGDDKENSDTAIPLPSSGMVAFSSLEDTRIQDGQDCLQHTSGLKQGSDDGSSCLEDSIIVHHFGILKDAEKLVSPGEVPISTENCDIDKTFPNSNISLGFDIRVTNRIEKRDVRTRLEFLSLNLDDISLNSVSHSNDADRGSSIVLKDPYPSEVFYHSIQSLDFDSQSSQVGDIALHGKRAFSEVEFCVANDDRDDANKVSPVSKRKKVNASHPNLSQFQSECSDSIVAITSNAEVPISFSDNQEHKKDDIALLSIGMGIQSNAQSMPHSGDIDKLSDCIFKKGSFESMDANKETKSSEHLELQHSDTVSTHCEDLAIPNVQFSELGYERSDNVTPVVSISNSQTDILVIGNIKGEKTDTPAAENNSHHRDEDDVQRSPRDDMLSNDLNMKDNSLAQENLLFCPADGDGVTISNSNNELIEDLPDAVSDMFSQEMASDLPDKMITEFTSIYDENICGDEENLSSVSMVKHGSDSNTSSIQHTEKTIADHAIGCNDPITRNIMSAPTQIYSKVTPQGLNSNGSKNQSGILPPKRPILERKKNFQNTSYIRKGNSLVRNPTPVSAIPQISSTSLGSRPTPVSSIPKISSTNPLPLSFGEMLKGTKPENRVDLTDQPINCKTELSNTPLQRHRLPSLPMDTKLGENISSPLSEPLSSGCCENASDLRKFTENNDAPASCEDVLKQYETPENQTGPSSNGESQAEGNDGNVSSLNSKKIVYIKPKTNQLVATSSSCDIIASIDDKGQTACSDSYYKRRKNQLVRTTFENHVNQTVAMPNNIVNHDGQGARKVLCNRKFTKRRSNKVAGVSCKSSRASLVWTLRSKNSSGNDRDAWHHQKVLPHLFPWKRTTYSRSFIHNSASSFNSGSLSAVGKKLLMLRKRDTVYTRSTRGFSLWKSKVLGVGGSSLKWSKSIEKHSKKANEEATLAVAAVEKKKREQKDPACVSRQTKRERIFRVGSVRYKMDPSRRTLQRISDDESLASASLSSGSASKRGYIPRRLVIGNDEYVRIGNGNQLVRDPKKRIRKLANEKVRWSLHTARQRLARKQKYCQFFTRFGKCNKDGGKCPYIHDPSKIAVCTKFLNGLCSTPNCKLTHKVIPERMPDCSYFLQGLCSNKNCPYRHVNVNPNASICEGFLKGFCADGNECRKKHSYICPSFEATGTCTQGTKCKLHHPKKQRKGKKRKRSETQNNGRGRYFGSGMLVATSPSHPQQNEDPEKELADYISLDVYEDAADTADQSFELSTFCDNDTLDLQLEDTSDELIKPVYIIAKLASQSQSRSLQA comes from the exons CTATCCGATACGAACCTGATAACTCTTACGTTAGATTGAACACCGAAACCTCCCGCCTCGAAGGAAACCCTAGAGAAACCTTCGTCTATGGAAGAACCACCAACGACGACAGTTATCACCGCCACGTAACTTCCACCTCCACATCGAATCTCGTCTATCTAGAACGAGATGAAGTTTCCACTAGAATCGAAAACAGAAGGTGGTTGGATGACAGAAATCCTTCTCCTTGTCCTTCTTATGAATTAGTGAAGGATGAAATAAGTGCTTCTGTGAAACGTGATTATCACGGTTCTGAATCGGTTAGGTATAGTAATGGTAACAATGGTAGTAGATCGAATAGCAGAGAGTGTAATCACGTTCGTGAATTCAGTCGTACTCCACCGAAGAAACAGATTCAAAAGAAGAGTGCTCTTCTTAGAATTCAGACGGTCAAACCTAATCATAGGAACCGTGATGTTGAACAGTTACGTTATGTTCCTGATTCTAACAATAATTTCTTCAGGGGTAATAAAGATCAACATGGGGAACGTTATTCGAAGACTGAGGAGAGAAAACGAAGCCCAGTTGAGCTCGATATTTCTTTCGAATCGAACTCTCTTGTGGCAAAGGCGATTGTCGCGGCACCTTCTACTTCTGGTGCGGCTCCTGTTTCTGCTAAATTATCTTCTGGTGGcgaaaatttaaatgataatgatgataattATACTAATTCCAAGAAGAATGTAGGTGATGCTTGTTCTGAGCCTGGTAACAGTGGAACAAGTAATCCTCATGAGAAAAATAAAGTGGTAATTTCTGTTGAAGCTAGTGGTACTTGTAAGGCTAAATTAGCCTCTAAGGTTGTTAAGAAGAAGAAAGTTGTTAAAAAAGTGGTGAAGAAAGTTTCAGTGAATACTAATTCAAGTGTGTCAGCTTCACCTTTGTTGGCCAATGCAGTTGGTGGAACTGTGCAAGAGGATTGTGTCACAGTCAGGTCATCCAATACTGCATCTGGAATTGTCGAAACTGTAACTTGTTTGGAAGAGAAAAGCAATGCTGTTGACAAGGTGTCTGTGCCAGATGATCAAGGGAATGTATTGACTGAAGATAAAAAGGGTGGTTTGTCCCTGCTGAGTTCAGGGTTAGGATGCAGGTTGCATGAATCTAAGAACGATGAAGATTCTGATACCGGGGAAGAATCCAGATCTGAAAGACGTGGAAGTATTTCAAATAGTCCGCCTTATGCTTCTAGTAGTGTAGATAAAAATAGTGGTTCTGATTGTTTAGATGTGTGTAATTCTATCCATGACTTGGTTAGAGTAACAAACATTGACAAGGGTACTAAATCATTAAATGGAAGTACTTTTGAAATCAATGACATGGATTGTGGAAACGAGCAATTTTGTCAGAGTGAAGTATTTCTATCACCTCGGAAATATACAAATGAAGGATGCTCAGAGAATAGGAATCATGTAGATGTAGGGAATGAAATGAATTACAATGTCATTTCTGCAGATATTGTAAATACACATAATTCTGTAGATGAGAGCGTTGATGGCTTCAATTCCAATGATCTTACTAGTTCAGAAGAGAAAGTTACTGGTGATGACA AGGAAAATTCAGATACAGCCATTCCTCTGCCAAGCAGTGGAATGGTTGCCTTTTCAAGTTTAGAAGATACTAGGATTCAGGATGGTCAAGATTGCCTACAACATACCAGTGGACTGAAGCAGGGTTCTGATGATGGATCATCTTGTTTGGAAGATAGTATCATTGTTCACCATTTCGGTATCTTGAAAGATGCTGAAAAACTGGTGTCCCCTGGTGAAGTCCCCATATCCACTGAGAATTGTGACATAGATAAAACATTTCCAAATTCTAATATTTCACTTGGATTTGATATTAGGGTTACAAATAGGATAGAAAAGAGAGATGTTAGGACCCGTTTAGAatttttgagtttgaatttggATGATATATCTCTTAATTCAGTTAGCCATTCAAATGATGCTGATAGAGGCTCAAGTATTGTATTGAAGGATCCATATCCTTCAGAAGTCTTTTATCACTCTATTCAAAGCTTAGATTTTGACTCACAATCTAGCCAGGTTGGGGACATCGCATTACATGGAAAAAGGGCCTTTTCAGAGGTTGAATTTTGTGTTGCAAATGATGACAGGGATGATGCAAATAAGGTTTCACCAGTTTCTAAGAGGAAAAAAGTCAATGCTAGTCACCCAAATTTATCTCAATTTCAATCTGAATGTAGTGATTCAATTGTGGCTATCACATCTAATGCAGAAGTTCCTATCAGTTTCAGTGATAACCAAGAACATAAGAAAGACGACATTGCATTGTTAAGCATAGGTATGGGTATTCAGTCTAATGCTCAGTCGATGCCTCATTCAGGTGATATTGATAAGTTATCTGATTGTATTTTCAAGAAAGGATCATTCGAGTCTATGGATGCAAATAAGGaaactaagagttctgaacatTTGGAATTGCAGCACTCAGATACAGTCTCTACACACTGCGAGGACTTAGCCATTCCAAATGTTCAGTTTTCAGAGTTGGGATATGAGCGGAGTGATAATGTTACTCCAGTTGTGTCTATAAGTAATAGTCAAACTGACATTTTGGTTATTGGAAATATCAAGGGAGAGAAGACAGATACACCGGCTGCTGAAAACAATTCCCATCATAGAGATGAAGACGATGTGCAAAGGTCTCCAAGGGATGATATGCTATCAAATGATCTCAATATGAAGGACAATTCACTTGCTCAGGAGAACCTTTTGTTCTGTCCTGCTGATGGTGATGGAGTCACTATCAGTAATTCAAATAATGAATTGATTGAGGATTTGCCTGATGCTGTATCAGATATGTTTTCTCAAGAGATGGCATCTGATTTACCGGATAAAATGATTACAGAATTTACATCAATTTATGATGAAAACATTTGTGGGGATGAAGAAAATCTGAGTAGTGTATCTATGGTCAAACATGGTTCTGACTCGAATACTTCATCAATACAGCATACTGAAAAAACTATTGCAGATCATGCAATTGGGTGTAATGACCCAATAACAAGGAATATAATGTCAGCACCAACCCAAATTTATTCCAAGGTTACACCTCAGGGTTTAAATTCAAATGGAAGCAAAAATCAGTCAG GAATACTTCCTCCCAAAAGGCCAATTCTTGAAAGGAAAAAGAACTTTCAAAATACCTCTTACATTCGTAAAGGTAACAGTCTTGTTAGGAATCCTACTCCAGTTTCTGCTATACCTCAAATCTCCTCTACCAGTCTTGGGAGCAGACCTACTCCAGTTTCTTCTATACCTAAAATCTCCTCTACCAATCCACTACCTTTGAGCTTCGGAGAAATGCTTAAGGGCACCAAACCCGAAAACAGGGTTGATTTGACTGATCAGCCAATCAACTGTAAAACAGAACTATCGAATACTCCTCTGCAGAGGCATAGATTACCTTCTCTACCCATGGACACCAAATTAGGGGAAAATATATCTTCCCCGTTGTCAGAGCCTCTTTCTAGTGGCTGCTGTGAAAATGCATCTGATCTTAGGAAATTTACAGAGAATAATGATGCACCAGCCTCTTGTGAAGATGTGCTAAAACAATATGAAACTCCTGAAAATCAAACTGGTCCATCTAGCAATGGGGAGAGCCAAGCTGAAGGAAACGATGGAAATGTTTCTTCTTTGAACtcaaaaaaaatagtttatataaagcccaaaacaaatcaattggTTGCAACTTCGAGTTCTTGTGATATTATTGCCTCTATTGATGACAAAGGCCAAACAGCTTGCTCCGATAGCTACTACAAGAGGAGGAAAAATCAATTGGTTAGGACTACATTTGAAAACCATGTCAACCAGACAGTTGCAATGCCCAATAACATTGTAAATCATGATGGTCAAGGGGCTAGAAAAGTACTTTGCAACAGGAAGTTTACCAAGAGGCGGTCAAACAAGG TTGCTGGGGTTTCGTGCAAATCTTCTAGAGCCTCATTAGTGTGGACACTTCGTAGCAAAAATTCATCTGGAAATGACAGGGACGCCTGGCATCATCAAAAAGTTTTACCTCACTTGTTTCCATGGAAAAGAACAACATATTCAAGAAGCTTCATTCATAATTCTGCTTCAAGTTTCAATAGTGGTTCCTTATCTGCAGTCGG CAAGAAATTACTTATGTTGAGAAAGAGGGATACTGTATACACCAGGTCGACCCGTGGATTTTCTCTTTGGAAATCCAAGGTTTTAGGCGTTGGTGGGTCTAGTTTAAAATGGTCAAAATCCATTGAGAAGCACTCAAAGAAAGCTAATGAG GAAGCCACCCTTGCTGTTGCTGCAGttgagaagaagaagagagagCAGAAAGATCCAGCTTGTGTTAGTCGTCAGACAAAGA GAGAACGTATATTCCGTGTTGGTTCAGTTCGCTACAAAATGGATCCTTCCAGGCGGACACTTCAGAGGATTTCAG ACGATGAATCCCTGGCCTCTGCCTCTCTCAGTTCAGGTTCGGCTTCCAAAAGAGGTTACATTCCAAGGAGATTAGTGATTGGAAATGACGA ATATGTCCGAATTGGCAACGGAAACCAACTTGTCAGAGACCCAAAGAAAAGAATTCGAAAATTGGCAAATGAAAAAGTTAGATGGAGCTTGCATACAGCCAGACAACGGTTGGCTCGTAAGCAGAAGTATTGTCAGTTTTTCACAAGATTTGGGAAATGTAACAAGGATGGAGGGAAGTGTCCTTACATTCACGATCCTTCAAAAATTGCTGTCTGTACTAAGTTCCTGAATGGTTTATGTTCTACTCCAAACTGCAAATTGACTCATAAG GTTATTCCAGAGAGAATGCCTGATTGTTCATACTTTTTGCAAG GCTTATGTTCAAACAAAAATTGTCCATATAGACATGTCAATGTGAACCCGAACGCATCTATCTGTGAAGGATTTCTTAAAGGTTTTTGTGCTGATGGGAATGAG TGTCGGAAGAAGCACAGCTACATTTGTCCTAGTTTTGAAGCAACAGGAACATGTACTCAAGGAACTAAATGCAAGCTTCACCACCCGAAGAAACAGAGAAagggaaagaaaagaaagagatcCGAAACTCAGAACAATGGTAGAGGGCGTTACTTTGGTTCTGGGATGTTGGTGGCAACCAGTCCAAGCCATCCTCAACAGAATGAAGATCCTGAAAAAGAACTAGCTGACTACATCAGTCTTGATGTGTATGAAGATGCTGCAGACACGGCTGACCAATCATTTGAGCTATCAACATTTTGTGACAATGATACTTTGGATCTTCAGTTGGAGGATACTTCTGATGAACTCATTAAACCTGTTTATATTATAGCAAAGTTAGCTTCGCAATCTCAGTCCAGAAGCCTGCAAGCTTAG